In Lachnospiraceae bacterium, the DNA window ATTTTAAAATCTTACCATTTGATGTGCGGGTAAGATAACCTAGATGGTCTTTCAGTAAAGCCGGATCCTTATGCAGGGTTTCCAGAACTACCTTAGACGGTCCGTCGCCTTCACGCCGGTTGGTAATATGACCGTTGTTAATATGAACAACGGAATGCTCCAGGTCGTGGCGTTTTAAGTCGTGGATCACGATCTCGCAGTCTGGTCCGAACTGTCTTGCAAGGCCGTCTGCAATCTGTTCAAGCAGTCCAAGTGTGTATGCCATGAACAACCTCCTCATTTCGGACTTTTATAATATGATATGGTAACTTTGTACAATAAACAATCTGCAAAACATTTCTGTGTTGTTTATGATTCCATAATAGCACAAAAAAAATAGATTGCAATAGTTTTTTACAAAAAAATTTTGTACAACTAAAAAAAATTGTATTTTTCCCTTGCAAATGCTATTTTCAGGTGTTAATATAAAGGTACGACAACATTGATATTAATAGGAAAAGGAGAGAGCCATATGTTGATCATTGGAAACGGACGTCTGGTTACAAGAGATGCCGGACAGCCATTTTTCGAAAATGGAGCAGTAGCAATTGACGGAACTACTATTAAAAAAGTAGGGACTCTGGATGAGATCAAAAAAGAGTTCCCGGAAGCTGAGTTTGTAGACGCTAAGGGGGGCGTTATCATGCCGGCTTTCATTAACACACATGAGCATATCTACAGTGCGATGGCAAGAGGCTTAAGTATTAAAGGATATGATCCTCATGGATTTTTGGATATCTTAGACGGATTGTGGTGGACTATCGACCGCCATCTGACCAACGAACAGACACGTCAGAGCGCAAGGGTTACTTTCATCGACAGTATTAAGAATGGTGTTACCACCGTATTTGACCATCATGCAAGCTTTGGCCAGATCAAGGACAGCCTGTTTGCGATTGAAGATGCGGCAAAAGAATTTGGTGTAAGAGCTTGTCTGTGTTATGAAGTATCTGATCGTGACGGTATGGACAAATCCAGAGAAGCTGTGTTAGAGAATGCAAGATGGATCAAGCATGCATTAGCTGATGAAACAGATATGTTTGCAGGTATGATGGGTATGCATGCGCAGTTTACCATTTCAGATGAGACTATGGAATTTGCTGCTGCAAACAAGCCGGAAGAAGTCGGATATCATATTCATGTTGCAGAAGGTATTGAAGATCTTCATGACTGCTTACATAAATATGGAAAGCGCATTGTGGATCGTTTATACGACTGCAATATCTTAGGAAGCAAGACCTTACTTGGCCACTGCATCTACGTAAATCCACATGAGATGGAACTGATCAAGGCAACTGATACCATGGTAGTACACAACCCTGAATCCAACATGGGTAATGCCTGCGGATGCCCTCCAACTATGGAGATCGTTCACAGAGGTATTTTAACAGGTCTCGGAACAGATGGTTATACACAGGATGTCTTGGAATCTTATAAGGTAGCAAATGTGCTCCACAAACATCATCTGTGTGATGCAAATGCAGCATGGAGCGAAGTTCCACAGATGCTCTTTGAGGGAAATGCAAAGATCGCAAACCGTTACTTCAAGAAGCAGTTAGGCGTATTAAAAGAAGGCGCAGCAGCAGATGTGATCGTTGCGGATTATGTACCGAGAACACCTATGGATGCTTCTAATATCAACAGCCACATCTTATTTGGTATGACCGGACGCAGTGTTGTGACAACAGTATGCAACGGTAAAGTCTTAATGAAAGACAGAGAACTGATAGGAATTGATGAAGAAAAGGTTCTTTATGAAGTAAGGGAAGAAGCTAAGAAGCTGGAACGTTCCATTAACGGTTAAATAAAGTAAATATTACAGTTTAATTGTTGTAAATTAGTAAGTAATAGCCGATTACAGGGCGGCGGGAAAACAGCACACCGGAGTATCCGGGCGGCTGAGCCGTTGAAAGATAAAAACGGTGCTGGGACCTGATCGGGTGCTATATATAAGGAGGAAATAGAATATGAGCGATATTATGACACCCATTCCCTTTGGAAAAATGATGAATTGGATCCTGGAGGAACACAAGAAAGGCGCGATCTTCGGCATCAGAAGACCTTTTGTGGCAGATCAGAGCAAGAAATATGAGATCTTTGGACGCACATTAGAAACACCTTTCGGACCTGCAGCAGGACCACACACCCAGCTGACCCAGAATATTGTAGCTGCTTATGTGGCAGGAAGCCGCTTCTTTGAATTAAAGACAGTTCAGAAGTTAGATGGTGAAGACCTTCCGGTAGCAAAGCCATGTATCAAGGCTGATGATGAGTGCTACAACTGTGAATGGTCCACTGAGCTTTATGTGCCACAGGCATATGATGAGTACGTGAAAGCATGGTTTGCCTGTAAAGTATTAGCTAAGGAATATGGCCTTGGCTCTATGGATGGCTTCCAGTTTAATATGTCCGTTGGTTATGACCTTGAGGGCATCAAACTGGAAAAGGTAGACCGTTTTATTGAAGGAATGAAGGATGCTTCTGCAGCATCAATTTTTAATGAGTGCCGTCAGTGGCTGTTAGATAACCTGGATCGTTTTGAGAACCTGACAAAAGAGGATGTTGAAAGCATCTCCCCTGAAATATGCAACTGTGCAACTCTCTCCACTTTGCACGGATGTCCTCCACAGGAGATCGAGCGTATCGCAAGCTATCTGCTCACTGAAAAGAAGGTACACACCTTTATCAAGTGCAATCCTACTCTGTTAGGATATGAGTATGCAAGAAAATTAATGGATGACATGGGCTATGACTATGTAGCATTTGGTGACTTCCATTTCAGAGATGACCTTCAGTACACAGATGCAGTTCCGATGCTTCAGAGACTGCAGAAGCTGGCAGATGAGAAGGGACTGGAATTTGGTGTTAAGATCACAAATACCTTCCCTGTTGATGTAAAACAGAACGAACTTCCAAGTGAAGAAATGTACATGTCCGGTAAGTCCTTATATGCTCTGTCCATGTCTGTTGCACAGAAACTGGCAAAGGACTTTGATGGAAAACTGCGTATTTCCTACTCTGGCGGTGCTGATTACTTTAATATCACAAAGATCATAGACGCTGGTATCTGGCCTGTAACTATGGCAACTACCATGTTAAAGCCAGGCGGCTATGAGAGATTAGAGCAGATTGGACAGTTATTTAAAGCAAAAGAAGCAGCTGCTTTCACTGGCGTAAGTGCAGAGAAGGTAGAGGCTATGGTAGAGGCTGCAAAGTCTGACAAACACCATATAAAGGCTGTTAAGCCACTTCCATCCAGAAAGGTGAAAAAACCAGTTCCGTTAACGGACTGCTTTATCGCTCCATGCCAGGAAGGATGCCCGATCCATCAGGATATTACCCGTTATATGCAGTTAGCAGGTGAAGGAAAGTACGAAGAAGCATTAAAGGTTATTTTAAATAAGAATCCACTTCCGTTTATTACCGGTACTATCTGTGCACACAACTGTATGAGTAAATGTACCAGAAACTTCTATGAGGCTTCTGTAGATATCCGCAGAACCAAGTTAGAATCTGCGCAGGGCGGAATTGATGCTGTTATGGCAGAATTAAAAGCACCTGCAGTTACTTCTGATAAGAAGGCAGCTGTAGTAGGCGGCGGTCCTGCTGGTCTGGCAGCTGCATACTTTCTTGCAAAAGGCGGCATGAAGGTTACTGTATTTGAGAAAGCAGAAAAGATGGGCGGCGTTGTACGTAATGTGATCCCGGGCTTCCGTATTTCTCACGAAGCGATCGATCATGACGTTGAGCTGGTTCGTGCTATGGGCGCAGAGCTGGTAAACGGCAAAGAAATCACTTCGGTTGATGAATTAAAGAAAGAATATGACTATGTTGTACTGGCAGTTGGTGCTTCAGAACCAGGAAGACTGAGACTGGAAGCAGGCGAAACCATGAACGCATTAGAGTTTTTGGCACAGTTTAAGGCAACTGACGGTAAGGTAGATTTAGGTAAGAACGTTGTTGTTATCGGTGGCGGCAATACAGCTATGGATACTGCAAGAGCTGCAAAGCGCAATGCAGGAGTAGAGAAAGTATCTCTGGTTTACAGAAGAACCAAGAGATATATGCCAGCGGATGAAGAAGAATTAGTAATGGCAATCGAAGATGGCGTAGAGTTTGCAGAGCTGTTGGCACCTGTTAAACTGGAAAATGGTGAACTGATCTGCCGTAAGATGCAGTTAGGAGACTACGATGCAAGCGGAAGAAGAGGCGTTGTTGAAACTGAGGAGATTGTTAAGATCGCTGCTGACACTGTGATCGCAGCTGTTGGCGAGAAGGTTCCAGGTGCATTCTATGAAGCGAATGGCATTGCTGTAGACGAAAAGAAACGTCCAGTTGTTGACCACAACACTCTGGAGACCTCTGTGAAGGGTGTTTATGTTGCCGGTGACGGTCTCTTTGGACCTGCTACTGTTGTAGAAGGCATCAGAGATGGTAAGAAGGCAGCAGAAGCGATCGTTGGAAGGGATTTATCTGAGGATATCTTCAAGATGGCTGATGCTGAGACTGTTTACGGACGTAAAGGTAAACTGTCTGAGGAGAATGAAGAATCTGACAGCAGAAGATGTCTTTCCTGCAACAGCATCTGCGAAAACTGCGTAGAGGTATGCCCGAACAGAGCAAACGTAACCTTAACAGTACCTGGCATGGACAAACATCAGGTGATCCATGTAGATTATATGTGTAATGAATGTGGCAACTGCCGCAGCTTCTGTCCATGGGACAGCGCTCCATATCTTGACAAGTTTACCTTATTTGCAAATGAAGCAGATATGGAAAACAGTAAGAATCAGGGCTTTACTGTTCTTGACGCAGCAGCAGGAACCTGCAAGGTACGTCTGGCAGGTAATGTAATTGATTATACTGTTGGAACTGCAAATGAAAATGTTCCGGACGGAATCCAGAAGATCATTAAGACTGTAATTGATGATTACAGCTATCTGCTGATCGGTTAATAAAAATATTGTGAAGATACTTTCGGGGCATGGCTTTTTAGTCATGCCCTGATAGTGCTTAACACCAACATCATATAATGTGTGGGGAATCTGAATGAAGGAAAGGAAGAAAGCATGCCCAGAGAAAAGACAATGAAGGTGGTATTTGCGTTTCCCACTACCACCATGGCAATGAAAATGGAAGCAGCTGCAAAAGCAAAAACAGCGCCTGGACGTCTGATCCCGGTTCCACGGCAGATCAGCGCAGGCTGCGGAATGGCCTGGTGTGCACCAGTTGCAGACAGGGCGTTTCTTGAGCAGCTGATCGATGCGGAGCATATCGTAACAGAGGGATGTTATGAGTTGTTAATGTTCTCTCAGAATCTTTCAGGGACTGATTCCCATAGGACATCTTAAAAGAGGAGGCTGGATAAATATGAGACAGATCATTAAAAACGGAACCATAGTTACAGGAGGAGGAAGCTTTCCTGCAGATATTCTCATTGACGGGGAAAAAATCGCAGCTACAGGCACAGCAGAAGAAATCGGAAAGCTAACACAGCCGGGGGACAGGGAGATCGATGCTGCAGGATGCCTGATCTTCCCAGGATTCATTGACGCACATACTCATTTTGACCTGCATGTGGCAGGAACTATAACAGCAGATGATTTTGCTACTGGCACAAAGGCAGCTTTAAGGGGCGGTACTACTACTATTATTGACTTTGGAACCCAGTATCCGGGAGAAACTCTGGCTGAAGGCTTAAAAAACTGGCATGAAAAGGCAGATGGAAAGTGTTCCTGCGATTATAGTTTCCACATGTCCATTACAGATTGGAATCCTTCTGTTTCTAAGGAAGTCCAGGATATGATGGATGAAGGGATTACCTCTTTTAAGCTGTATATGACATACGATACCCAGGTAGATGATAAGACATTATTTGAGATCTTACAGAGATTAAGAGAAACTGGCGGCATTACCGGCGTACACTGCGAGAACAGCGGTATGATCGCAGCATTACAGGAAGAAGCAAAGGCAGCAGGAAAAATGGGTGTTTCCAGCCATCCAAAGACCAGACCGGCAGCTGCGGAAGCAGAGGCTATTGGAAGACTTTTGCGTCTGGCAGAAGTAGTAGATGTACCTGTTGTTGTAGTCCATTTAACATGTAAAGAGGGATATGATGTGATCGCACAGGCCCGCAAGAGAGGACAGAAGGTCTATGTGGAAACCTGTCCGCAGTATCTGCTTATGGATGACAGCCTTTATGAACTTCCTGGCTTTGAAAGTGCAAAATATGTATGTGCACCGCCTTTAAGGAAGAAAGAAGATCAGGACTGTTTGTGGAAAGGTCTGGCAGATGGCACCATCCAGACTGTTTCTACAGATCACTGCAGCTTTACCACAACACAGAAGAAATTAGGAGAAGGCGACTTTACCAAGATCCCAGGTGGTATGCCAGGTGCTGAGACAAGAGGAACTTTAGTTTATACTTATGGTGTAGATAAAGGGCGTATCACAAAAGAGGATATGTGCCGTGTTCTGTCAGAAAATCCTGCAAAACTCTATGGCCTATATCCAAGAAAGGGTGTGATCGCTCCTGGAAGTGACGCAGATCTTGTAATTATGCGTACAGGAGTAGAAGATGTGATCACAGCTAAAGATCAGGTTCAGAATGTGGATTATGCTCCATTTGAAGGTACAAAGGTGACCGGAAGAGTGGAAAGTGTGTTCTTACGCGGACTTCAGGCTGTAAAAGATGGAAAAGTGGTAGAAGAGAAGAAGGGCGAATTCCTGAAGAGAGGAAAATACGCTCTGTAAAATAGGATTAAGTAAAAAACGGATCTGGCAGTTAACTGATGCAGCTGCCAGATCCGTTTTTTATGTATATAAAAAGGTATTTTATGTAAATGGTGTGCACTTGCGAGAATTTATCTCACTTTTGTAAAAATTCCCCGCAAGTCATAGATCGCATGCTGTGGACATTTTACAGCACACATTCCGCAGCTTAAGCAGGAAGCTTCGTCGATCACTGCACAGTTGTCTTCTACATGGATCGCACTGGCAGTACAGGTTTTTTCACAGATGCCGCAGCCGATGCAGCTGACAGAACAGACAGTTCTGGCATCTTTGCCTTTATCTTTGTTGGAGCATTTAACAACAATGGTATTGGCACAGTCATGTAAATGGATGATATGCTGAGGGCATTCTCTCACACATCGTCCGCAGGCGATGCATTTTTCTTCATCTACTTCTGCAATACCGTGTTCATTCAGATGGATAGCACCGAATTTACAGCTTTCCACGCATTTTCCGCAGGCAATACAGCCATAGGAACAGCTGGAGCCTTCTGTTACATGACAGCCGCCATTGCAGGCTACAAAAGCAGAACGATATGGAAATTTCTTTTTAACAGCCATGATTAGAATCTCCTTTCATAAGGTGTTCCCGAAATTGGAAGACTGTAGCGGCGTTCTCCGTCACAGCGATAGTAAGCGTCTGTAATAGCAGGAGCTGTAGGGATAGAAGTGATCTCTCCGATACCGATAGCTCCGCAGGCTACATTCAGACCAGGTTTGTCAATAACAATAGCTTCGATCTCAGGTACTTCATGGGCACGGAAGAGACCTAAAGAACCATATTTTTCAATTGGTTTGCAGTTATCATCAATTGGATAGCGCTCTCTTAAGGCATATCCCATAGACATAACTACACCGCCTTCAATCTGACCTTCGCAGGACAATGGATTTACAGCTTTACCTACATCGTGGGCAGCAACTAATTTTTCAATCTTTTTGGTCTTTGGATCAACAATACACATCTGTGTAGCGTAACCGTAAGCTACGTGAGATACCGGATTAGGAACATCAGCACCTAATGGATCAGTTTTTGCAAGATATTCGCCATAGAATACCTGGCCCTTAAGATCGTCTAAGGAATGATGTTCGCTGGCACTTTTAGCTTCCATTACTTTCTCGCAGGCACGGCGGCAGGCTTCACCTGTAACTAAAGTCTGGCGGGAACCGGAAGTATCACCGGAATCAGGTGCGATCCAGGTATTGCTCCGCTCATAAACGATCTGGTCTCTTGTCAGGTCTGTGTTGGTAACTACCATCTGTACCAGAACTGTACCAAGTCCCTGGCCAATGCAGGAAGCACCGGTATAAATGTGCAGTTTTGCATCATCCTCTACGATCAGTTTTACACGGCCCCAGTCAGGGATACCAACGCCTACGCCGGCATTTTTCATAGCGCAGGCAAGACCAACTGCTTTTCCAGCAGCTACAGCAGCATCATATTCTTCTTTTACAGCATCCAGTGTTTCGACTAGTCCGGTGGAATTATCAACGATCTGTCCATTTGGAAGAACACCGCCTGGACGGATGGCATTGCGGTAGCGGATCTCCCATGGAGTGATGCCAATCTCGTCAGCCATCATATTAAGAAGCGTTTCCACTGCAAAACAGGTCTGTGTTACGCCGAAACCGCGGAAAGCGCCGGCTGGCGGGTTGTTTGTATAATAAGCGGTTCCCTCGATCTCAAAGTTCTCATAAGCATAAGGACCTGCAGCATGGGTACATGCACGTTCCAGAACAGGACCGCCAAGAGAAGCAAAAGCGCCAGTATCAGAAGAAACTTTAGCTTTAACGCCCATGATCTTGCCGTTTTCATCACATCCCATAGTGAAGTCCATAACAAAGTGATGACGTTTTGGATGTACCAGAAGTGATTCAGCTCTTGTAAGACTTACTTTTACAGCGCGTCCTGTGCAGTAGGTCATCAGTGCTGCGTGATGCTGGACAGACATGTCCTCTTTGCCGCCGAAACCGCCTCCTACTAAAGCATTCTGGACTTTTACTTTCTTGCTTCCCAACATAAGGGAACATTCATGAAGCGTGGTGTGGGAAGACTGGTCAGTGGTGATCAGGAAAACATCGCCGTCACTATCCATATAGGAAACAGCACATTCCGGTTCTAGGAACGCATGCTCAGTCCATGGAGTTTCAAAATGATGGGAAATAACGTGTGCAGAATTTTTAATAGCTTCATCGGCGTTGCCGCGGCAGACATGCTTGTATGCCTGTACGTTGGAGGTTTCTTCATCATATACTAAAGGTGCGTTTTCAGCAGCAGCTTCTTCAATGTTATGGACAGCAGGGAGTACCTGGTATTCAACTTTTACCAGTTTCTTTGCTTTTTCAAGAGTATCTCTGTCTTCGGCAACTACCAGGGCAACGGCATCTCCAAGATAATGAGTCAGACCGCCTTCAGGGATCAGTGTATACTGGTCATGTTTTAAGTGGCCTACTTTATTTTCACCAGGAATATCTTTGGCAGTCAGCACTGCTACAACACCAGGAAGTGCCTTTGCTGCAGAAATATCAATAGAAAGCACACGGGCTCTGGGATATTTGCTTCGTACAGCTGATCCGTAGCACATATTGTCAAAGTAGAAGTCATCTGGATATTTTCCGTATCCTAAAACTTTTTCTTCTACGTCCAGGCGATGGACTCTGGAACCGATCTTCCAGTCATCGGTGCTGGCTTTGGGGATCACTCCATCACGCATGATCTTAGCTGCAAGACGGATAGCGGCGATGATCTTTACATATCCGGTACAGCGGCAGTAGTTGTTGCGGATGGCATAGCGGATCTCAGCTTCATTAGGATCTGGATTCTTATCCAGCAGTGCTTTGGTACACATAACCATACCAGGGATACAGAAACCGCACTGTACAGCACCAGCTTCGCCGTAGGCATAAGTGTAAACTTTGGATTCCCAGTCAGTAAGGCCTTCCACTGTAATAATATTGCGGCCTTCTAAGGTGTCCGTGGTAGGAACACAGGCACGACAGGTCTCGCCGTCAATGATAACGGTACAGGCACCGCAGGCTCCCTGACTGCATCCGTCTTTTACAGAAGTCAGTTTCAGTTCATCACGCAGGAAACGTAACAGAGATTGCTTGCGTGTGGTTGTCACAGACTTGCCGTTTACAAAGAATGTAGACATATTTATAAATCTCCTTTCAAAATGGGAACAAATGAGTTGTTAAAACGAATAATAAACCGATCATTTATACTTTCATTTTACCATATAATAAACAAAAATCAATAACAATCTCAAAAAAATTTATGTATATACAAAAAAATTGTAAGCGCTCATTTTGAGGGAGAATAACGAAAATCCCCGATTCTTGAAGATAGGCGAAGTTATCTTCAGAAAACGGGGAGAATAAAATGGTAAATTATTTCTTTTTAGGATCAGGACGTTCTGCGCGGAGCTGGTCTGTCAGCTTCTCGATCATCTGCATTTTCATATAAACATCAAAGGAAAGCTCACAGATAAAAGAAAAAAGCTGAAGGTAATCCCGGTCGTTGTCTTCCACGGAAACATCTTTAAAAGTGTCCATGGCTTTTTCGAATTTAGAGGAAATATCTGCTTTAATAGAGGACATTTCTCCCTCTTCCAGTGTAAAAACTTCCCTGTAAATGTCTTCCAGGGAAAGACTGGAATCATGACTGGTAAAATGTTTCGCAGTAATAGGACGGAACAGTTCTTCAATATCCCGGAAAGATAACAGGCTCTTAAAATAGTAGATAAAGATCAGCATGAGCATGTGTTCTTTGGAATATTTCTTTTTAACAGGTGGCGGGAGAAGATTGTTCTTGGCATAATTATTGATCATGGTCTTTGTAAGGACCTTGTCTTCTTCATACCGTCTGGTGTTCTTTAAATGTTCTTCCATAAAGGTTGTGACCTGATCCATATACAGGTCAATATTAGGGATCTCCTCCGGCTGCACGTGAGTCTGGCTGTTAAGATAGGCGAAAAGACCCTGAAGCCGTTCTTCATTTGTTTTCACTAAAAGTCACCTCGGTCTATGTTATGTTCTCCCGGAGTCTTTCCTGCACCTGCTTTTGTGGCTGACAAAAAATCTTTTCACAAATCAAGTACAGAAAGATTCCGGGAGAACATTGTTGTCATATTGCTATGTATATTATATAGTATTGAAAACTATATGACAAGTAAAAACGCCCTATTTACTATATTTTTTAGCAAACAAGGCGTTAAATGATACTGATTTGATACTATAAGTGCAGCTTTTCTAGCTGGTCAGCTACTTCCCGGTGGCGGTTAGGGTAAAGGTGCCCGTAGATCTTATTGACCATATCTACAGTATCACCGATACGTTCCGCAATTAGGAGCGCGGGAAATCCCATGTTAATAAGCAATGATACATGACTATGCCGGAGATCATGAACACGGATTCTTTTTATCTCTGTGGCTGTAGATCCTTTCGTAATAGCGGTACGTAGCCTGATCGGTGTTACAGGTTGAAAGATTCGGTCAGTTGGTTCCGGTGAATAGATTTTCTGCAGTAGATCCTGAAGCTCTTCAACCAGGAAGTCCGGTATAGTAATAACACGCTTGCTATTGTCAGACTTAGGATCTGTGATAATGTCTGTCCGGTCGTATCTGTGATAGGTTCCGCAGATGTTTATAGACTTCTTTTCTGCGTCAAAGTCCTTAATCTGCAGGGCCAGCAGCTCCCCGCAGCGCATACCGGTGTAAAAAAGGACCTGAAAGGCAGCGTGCATAATAGGATCTATGACAGTTGGTAAAAACTTCTGATATTCTTCCAGCGTCCAGAATGTCAGGCTGCGCCCTGGTTTGCCAATCAGGGGAACGGTACGGCAAGGATTAGACGGTAAATTATAATAGCGTACTGCAAAGTTGAAGATCGTTGACAGGTAACAGTTTGCTACATATTGCGTATGCGGTGCCAGGCCATGCTTTTTTATTTCTCCCTGCCAGCGCCGGACATCTGCGGGCGTGATCTGATCTAACCGGAGTTTTTCCCAGAAGGGCAGAACATGACGCCGAACCAATGACAAGTGTGTTCTGTAAGTTGACTCCCTGGCGTGTTCTTTTAAGTCAGTTGCGTATAACTCATACAGTGTTTTAAAGGTCATATCCGGGCAGCCCTGGAGCCGTGTAAGAAAGTCCTGTTCCCATTCCTTGGCTGTTCGTTGGAGCTTGAAGCCCCGTTTTAGCTTCTGCTTGCGTGTTCCGGTATAGTCTGTATAGTAAAATTTGCAGTACCAGGTACCTGTTTTTTCATCCTTATAGGTAGGCATATCTTTTTTCTCCCTTCAATCAGCTGGCGGGCATGAAATGAAAGGGAAGTATATAAATTTACTTATTTCTGAGTAAAAGTTGTTTATTACAACTTTTCAGATTTATTGATATTTGGAGCCTGATCCTGATTTGGCTCGGGCTCGGGAGTGTCTGGGTCTGTATATTTCTTTATTTCTGTTAGTTCCTTTATACGTTCGCAAGCAATGCGGCGCCCGTTATTGTTCAACTTTTCAAAATCGTTTAAAAGAAATATGGTTTTAACATCGGAATCAACTATATCATGTGCGTGTTTTATGATTTTAGGCCCGTCTTCCTGTATACGCTGTTGCAGGTCTTTTAATGATTTTTTAATTCCTTTTTCAAATTGTTCTGGAACTTTTCTTAGGGCGGTATCTAAAGAATTTTTCATATCGGTTGAAAAATCTTGTCCCCATTCTTCGGGACTGTAATATTTCCAAATTTCAGGGCTTAATTCCCCCAATGTAACGTTCATAGCAGAAGCTATATTTCTCAAGGTATTAATTTTGGGCCTTCTCCGATTATTTTCATATTGAGCAAGATTTTGAGGAGTAGTGCCTAAAAGCGCTGCCAATTCTTTTTGTGACAAGCCTTTAGTTATGCGAGCTTGTTTAATTATTTCGCCTAATGTCATGGTGAACCTCCTTTATTCCAATAGTAACATGCATATCAGTAAAAATCAATCAAAAAGATTTAATAAATACTTGACTAAATCAAAATGATGTATTATCGTATAAGAGTAAATCAAAAAGATTTAGAAAAGCGAGGTAAAAGTATGAAAATCAGTAAAGA includes these proteins:
- a CDS encoding helix-turn-helix domain-containing protein; protein product: MTLGEIIKQARITKGLSQKELAALLGTTPQNLAQYENNRRRPKINTLRNIASAMNVTLGELSPEIWKYYSPEEWGQDFSTDMKNSLDTALRKVPEQFEKGIKKSLKDLQQRIQEDGPKIIKHAHDIVDSDVKTIFLLNDFEKLNNNGRRIACERIKELTEIKKYTDPDTPEPEPNQDQAPNINKSEKL
- a CDS encoding site-specific integrase; amino-acid sequence: MPTYKDEKTGTWYCKFYYTDYTGTRKQKLKRGFKLQRTAKEWEQDFLTRLQGCPDMTFKTLYELYATDLKEHARESTYRTHLSLVRRHVLPFWEKLRLDQITPADVRRWQGEIKKHGLAPHTQYVANCYLSTIFNFAVRYYNLPSNPCRTVPLIGKPGRSLTFWTLEEYQKFLPTVIDPIMHAAFQVLFYTGMRCGELLALQIKDFDAEKKSINICGTYHRYDRTDIITDPKSDNSKRVITIPDFLVEELQDLLQKIYSPEPTDRIFQPVTPIRLRTAITKGSTATEIKRIRVHDLRHSHVSLLINMGFPALLIAERIGDTVDMVNKIYGHLYPNRHREVADQLEKLHL
- a CDS encoding DUF1836 domain-containing protein, with the translated sequence MKTNEERLQGLFAYLNSQTHVQPEEIPNIDLYMDQVTTFMEEHLKNTRRYEEDKVLTKTMINNYAKNNLLPPPVKKKYSKEHMLMLIFIYYFKSLLSFRDIEELFRPITAKHFTSHDSSLSLEDIYREVFTLEEGEMSSIKADISSKFEKAMDTFKDVSVEDNDRDYLQLFSFICELSFDVYMKMQMIEKLTDQLRAERPDPKKK
- the xdh gene encoding selenium-dependent xanthine dehydrogenase, whose amino-acid sequence is MSTFFVNGKSVTTTRKQSLLRFLRDELKLTSVKDGCSQGACGACTVIIDGETCRACVPTTDTLEGRNIITVEGLTDWESKVYTYAYGEAGAVQCGFCIPGMVMCTKALLDKNPDPNEAEIRYAIRNNYCRCTGYVKIIAAIRLAAKIMRDGVIPKASTDDWKIGSRVHRLDVEEKVLGYGKYPDDFYFDNMCYGSAVRSKYPRARVLSIDISAAKALPGVVAVLTAKDIPGENKVGHLKHDQYTLIPEGGLTHYLGDAVALVVAEDRDTLEKAKKLVKVEYQVLPAVHNIEEAAAENAPLVYDEETSNVQAYKHVCRGNADEAIKNSAHVISHHFETPWTEHAFLEPECAVSYMDSDGDVFLITTDQSSHTTLHECSLMLGSKKVKVQNALVGGGFGGKEDMSVQHHAALMTYCTGRAVKVSLTRAESLLVHPKRHHFVMDFTMGCDENGKIMGVKAKVSSDTGAFASLGGPVLERACTHAAGPYAYENFEIEGTAYYTNNPPAGAFRGFGVTQTCFAVETLLNMMADEIGITPWEIRYRNAIRPGGVLPNGQIVDNSTGLVETLDAVKEEYDAAVAAGKAVGLACAMKNAGVGVGIPDWGRVKLIVEDDAKLHIYTGASCIGQGLGTVLVQMVVTNTDLTRDQIVYERSNTWIAPDSGDTSGSRQTLVTGEACRRACEKVMEAKSASEHHSLDDLKGQVFYGEYLAKTDPLGADVPNPVSHVAYGYATQMCIVDPKTKKIEKLVAAHDVGKAVNPLSCEGQIEGGVVMSMGYALRERYPIDDNCKPIEKYGSLGLFRAHEVPEIEAIVIDKPGLNVACGAIGIGEITSIPTAPAITDAYYRCDGERRYSLPISGTPYERRF